A single region of the Salvia miltiorrhiza cultivar Shanhuang (shh) chromosome 8, IMPLAD_Smil_shh, whole genome shotgun sequence genome encodes:
- the LOC130996648 gene encoding uncharacterized protein LOC130996648: MRASSSLSPIYIPPTYLFTSLTWQISTSIPHSQTQSKTKMGNCLVVEQKSVSVMKTDGKIIEYKSPIRVHQILSEFSHHAISDKLPVVKHLHPNTELLGGRLYYLLPLPAAPQPAKKKKRVRFSEDVVEEERRRATGAVRIKLVITKQELQAMLAKKGVSVEQMISQVQKEPLKIDSIPPL, translated from the coding sequence ATGAGGGCATCCTCATCTCTTTCCCCAATATATATACCACCAACATATTTATTTACATCTCTCACTTGGCAAATTTCAACTTCTATTCCTCATTCTCAGACAcaaagcaaaacaaaaatgGGAAACTGCTTAGTTGTTGAGCAGAAATCTGTGAGTGTAATGAAAACAGATGGGAAGATCATTGAGTACAAATCCCCCATCAGAGTCCACCAGATTCTGTCTGAATTTTCTCACCATGCAATCTCTGATAAACTCCCTGTAGTAAAACACCTGCATCCCAACACCGAGCTGCTTGGAGGCCGCTTGTACTATCTTCTCCCCTTGCCGGCGGCACCCCAGCCggccaagaagaagaagagggtcCGTTTCTCGGAGGACGTTGTGGAGGAAGAGAGGCGACGGGCCACAGGGGCCGTGAGGATCAAGCTTGTTATCACCAAGCAAGAGCTGCAGGCAATGCTGGCCAAAAAGGGAGTTTCGGTTGAACAGATGATTTCTCAAGTGCAGAAAGAACCACTCAAGATCGATAGCATCCCACCTTTATAG
- the LOC130996647 gene encoding 1-(5-phosphoribosyl)-5-[(5-phosphoribosylamino)methylideneamino] imidazole-4-carboxamide isomerase, chloroplastic-like, with the protein MSIHNLQATSWKDFTELPAVYAPRGKQTFVHAAPWVVQRSRRLLIQCAVKFRPCIDIHKGKVKQIVGSTLRDFKEGDSSLITNYESDISAAEYAKMYKDDGLTGGHVIMLGADPLSKAAAVEALHAYPGGLQVGGGINTRNALTYIDEGASHVIVTSYVFSDGQVDFERLKELAQAVGKERLVLDLSCRKKDGRYAVVTDRWQKFTDVFLDQEVLNFLAGHADEFLVHGVDVEGKKLGIDEELVELLGRHSPIPVTYAGGVTTMADIEKIKTAGKGLVDVTVGSALNIFGGNLPYKDVVTWHSQQKSLAV; encoded by the exons ATGAGCATTCACAATCTTCAAGCGACTTCATGGAAGGATTTTACTGAGCTTCCTGCGGTGTATGCACCTCGAGGCAAGCAGACTTTCGTCCATGCTGCACCTTGGGTGGTCCAGA GAAGTCGAAGGCTATTGATACAATGTGCCGTCAAGTTTCGTCCTTGCATTGACATACATAAG GGGAAAGTGAAACAGATTGTTGGATCCACTCTTCGAGATTTTAAAGAGGGAGATTCAAGTCTTATCACTAATTACGAATCTGATATTTCAGCTGCAGAATATGCTAAAATGTATAAGGACGATGGGCTTACTGGTGGCCATGTGATCATGCTTGGGGCTGATCCATTGAGCAAAGCAGCAGCAGTTGAAGCATTGCATGCTTATCCAG GTGGATTGCAAGTTGGGGGTGGTATCAATACAAGGAATGCCTTGACTTACATAGATGAAGGAGCAAGCCATGTTATTGTTACATCA TACGTATTCAGTGATGGGCAAGTTGATTTTGAAAGGCTAAAGGAACTTGCTCAAGCTGTGGGGAAAGAAAGACTTGTGTTGGATCTCAGTTGCAGAAAGAAG GATGGGAGATATGCAGTTGTGACAGATAGATGGCAGAAGTTCACTGATGTATTTCTTGATCAAGAGGTGTTAAATTTTCTTGCGGGTCATGCTGATGAATTTCTTGTCCATGGAGTAGATGTTGAAGGCAAAAA GTTGGGAATTGACGAAGAGCTTGTGGAATTGCTTGGCAGGCATTCACCA ATTCCGGTGACTTATGCTGGTGGCGTGACGACTATGGCTGATATAGAGAAGATAAAAACAGCAGGAAAGGGCCTTGTGGATGTCACCGTTGGCAGTGCTTTAAATATTTTTGGCGGTAATCTGCCTTACAAGGATGTAGTCACCTGGCATTCTCAGCAGAAGTCATTGGCTGTTTGA